A genomic window from Haliaeetus albicilla chromosome 10, bHalAlb1.1, whole genome shotgun sequence includes:
- the KATNB1 gene encoding katanin p80 WD40 repeat-containing subunit B1 isoform X2 → MAVAVTTKTAWKLQEITAHSSNVSSLVLGKSSGRLLATGGDDCRVNIWSVNKPNCIMSLTGHTTPIESLQINTNEELIVAGSQSGSIRVWDLEAAKILRTLLGHKANICSLDFHPFGSFVASGSLDTNIKLWDVRRKGCVFRYKGHTEAVRCLRFSPDGKWLASAAADHTVKLWDLAAGKIMYEFTGHTGPVNVVEFHPNEYLLASGSSDRTVRFWDLEKFQVVSCIEEEATPVRCVLFNPDGCCLYSGFQDSLRVYGWEPERCFDVVLVNWGKVADLSICNNQLIGVSFAQSTVSSFVVDLSRVTKSDSIPHGLIRDDEPFVPPTPTGSSLRRIYDRPSTSCSKAQRVKHNSESERRSPSSEDDRDEKESKAEIQNPEDYKEIFQPKNAICRTPPQNNEPFPAPPEDDPVTAKEAVKPSQAADVQTPLPKQELPDPVQRPPIASSTPLTRTEPSVIPAARNEPIGLKASDFLPAVKNQSQTELVDEEAMSQIRKGHETMCVVLTSRHKNLDTVRAVWSTGDIKNSVDSAVAINDLSVVVDLLNIVNQKASLWKLDLCTIILPQIEKLLQSKYESYVQTGCTSLKLILQRFLPLITDILAAPPSVGVDITREERLHKCKLCYKQLKNISNIVKNKSGLSGRHGSAFRELHLLMAVLE, encoded by the exons ATGGCTGTGGCCGTCACCACTAAGACGGCCTGGAAGCTGC AAGAGATCACGGCTCACAGCAGCAATGTGTCCTCACTAGTCCTGGGAAAAAGTTCAGGCCGGCTGCTAGCAACTGGAGGAGATGACTGTCGGGTCAACATATGGTCAGTTAACAAGCCCAACTGCATCATG AGCTTGACGGGCCATACAACGCCCATTGAGAGCCTACAGATCAATACGAATGAGGAGCTCATCGTTGCAGGGTCCCAGTCCGGGTCCATTCGAGTTTGGGACCTGGAAGCTGCCAAAA TTCTTCGTACCTTACTTGGTCACAAAGCGAATATCTGCAGCCTTGATTTCCATCCTTTTGGAAGCTTTGTGGCATCTGGCTCTTTGGACACAAACATTAAG CTCTGGGATGtaagaagaaaaggctgtgtCTTCAGGTACAAG GGTCACACAGAAGCAGTTCGATGTCTCCGCTTTAGTCCTGATGGGAAATGGTtggcctctgctgctgctgatcaCACTGTAAAG ctctGGGATCTGGCTGCTGGGAAGATAATGTATGAGTTTACAGGACATACCGGCCCAGTAAATGTTGTTGAATTCCACCCTAATGAATACCTTTTGGCTTCTGGCAGCTCTGACAG GACTGTTCGGTTCTGGGACTTGGAGAAGTTTCAAGTTGTGAGCTGTATTGAAGAAGAGGCTACTCCTGTCAG GTGTGTGCTCTTCAACCCAGATGGCTGCTGCTTGTATAGTGGCTTCCAGGATTCACTGCGTGTGTACGGCTGGGAGCCAGAGCGCTGTTTTGATGTGGTCTTGGTGAACTGGGGAAAAGTCGCCGACTTATCTATCTGCAACAACCAGCTG ATAGGAGTTTCCTTTGCGCAAAGCACAGTCTCTTCCTTCGTTGTGGATCTCAGCAGAGTGACAAAGTCGGATTCTATTCCTCATGGGCTGATCAGGGATGACGAGCCTTTTGTGCCACCTACCCCCACAGGGTCCTCCCTTCGCCGCATCTATGACAGGCCCTCAACTAGCTGCAGCAAGGCACAAAG AGTGAAGCACAACTCAGAGAGTGAGAGGCGCAGTCCCAGCAGTGAAGATGACCGGGATGAGAAGGAATCAAAGGCTGAGATCCAGAACCCGGAGGATTACAAAGAGATCTTTCAGCCCAAGAACGCTATCT GTCGAACTCCTCCTCAAAACAACGAGCCCTTTCCAGCCCCTCCTGAGGATG ATCCTGTAACTGCAAAGGAAGCAGTGAAGCCCAGCCAAGCTGCAGATGTCCAGACCCCATTGCCAAAGCAAGAACTT CCTGATCCGGTTCAGAGGCCACCAATTGCCTCCTCAACTCCTTTGACCAGAACAGAGCCGTCAGTGATTCCTGCAGCCAGGAATGAGCCCATTGGCCTGAAGGCCTCTGACTTTCTACCA GCTGTGAAAAACCAAAGCCAGACCGAGCTCGTGGATGAGGAAGCCATGTCCCAGATCAGGAAAGGCCATGAGACCATGTGTGTGGTGCTCACCAGCCGCCACAAGAATCTGGACACTGTGCGGGCTGTATGGAGCACTGGTGACATCAAG AACTCTGTGGACTCTGCAGTGGCGATCAACGATCTGTCTGTTGTTGTGGACCTCTTGAATATTGTCAACCAAAAAGC gtcTCTCTGGAAGCTGGATTTGTGTACTATTATCCTGCCACAGATAGAAAAACTACTCCAAAGTAAATATGAAAG ttatGTGCAGACTGGCTGCACCTCCCTGAAACTCATTCTCCAGAGATTCCTGCCACTGATCACAGACATCCTCGCTGCACCACCTTCTGTTGGAGTGGACATCACCAGAGAGGAAAG GCTCCATAAATGCAAGCTGTGCTACAAGCAGCTGAAAAACATCAGCAACATTGTCAAGAACAAGTCTGGGCTCAGTGGCCGCCATGGTAGTGCCTTCCGGGAACTGCATCTCCTCATGGCTGTCTTGGAGTGA
- the KATNB1 gene encoding katanin p80 WD40 repeat-containing subunit B1 isoform X1, producing the protein MAVAVTTKTAWKLQEITAHSSNVSSLVLGKSSGRLLATGGDDCRVNIWSVNKPNCIMSLTGHTTPIESLQINTNEELIVAGSQSGSIRVWDLEAAKILRTLLGHKANICSLDFHPFGSFVASGSLDTNIKLWDVRRKGCVFRYKGHTEAVRCLRFSPDGKWLASAAADHTVKLWDLAAGKIMYEFTGHTGPVNVVEFHPNEYLLASGSSDRTVRFWDLEKFQVVSCIEEEATPVRCVLFNPDGCCLYSGFQDSLRVYGWEPERCFDVVLVNWGKVADLSICNNQLIGVSFAQSTVSSFVVDLSRVTKSDSIPHGLIRDDEPFVPPTPTGSSLRRIYDRPSTSCSKAQSRVKHNSESERRSPSSEDDRDEKESKAEIQNPEDYKEIFQPKNAICRTPPQNNEPFPAPPEDDPVTAKEAVKPSQAADVQTPLPKQELPDPVQRPPIASSTPLTRTEPSVIPAARNEPIGLKASDFLPAVKNQSQTELVDEEAMSQIRKGHETMCVVLTSRHKNLDTVRAVWSTGDIKNSVDSAVAINDLSVVVDLLNIVNQKASLWKLDLCTIILPQIEKLLQSKYESYVQTGCTSLKLILQRFLPLITDILAAPPSVGVDITREERLHKCKLCYKQLKNISNIVKNKSGLSGRHGSAFRELHLLMAVLE; encoded by the exons ATGGCTGTGGCCGTCACCACTAAGACGGCCTGGAAGCTGC AAGAGATCACGGCTCACAGCAGCAATGTGTCCTCACTAGTCCTGGGAAAAAGTTCAGGCCGGCTGCTAGCAACTGGAGGAGATGACTGTCGGGTCAACATATGGTCAGTTAACAAGCCCAACTGCATCATG AGCTTGACGGGCCATACAACGCCCATTGAGAGCCTACAGATCAATACGAATGAGGAGCTCATCGTTGCAGGGTCCCAGTCCGGGTCCATTCGAGTTTGGGACCTGGAAGCTGCCAAAA TTCTTCGTACCTTACTTGGTCACAAAGCGAATATCTGCAGCCTTGATTTCCATCCTTTTGGAAGCTTTGTGGCATCTGGCTCTTTGGACACAAACATTAAG CTCTGGGATGtaagaagaaaaggctgtgtCTTCAGGTACAAG GGTCACACAGAAGCAGTTCGATGTCTCCGCTTTAGTCCTGATGGGAAATGGTtggcctctgctgctgctgatcaCACTGTAAAG ctctGGGATCTGGCTGCTGGGAAGATAATGTATGAGTTTACAGGACATACCGGCCCAGTAAATGTTGTTGAATTCCACCCTAATGAATACCTTTTGGCTTCTGGCAGCTCTGACAG GACTGTTCGGTTCTGGGACTTGGAGAAGTTTCAAGTTGTGAGCTGTATTGAAGAAGAGGCTACTCCTGTCAG GTGTGTGCTCTTCAACCCAGATGGCTGCTGCTTGTATAGTGGCTTCCAGGATTCACTGCGTGTGTACGGCTGGGAGCCAGAGCGCTGTTTTGATGTGGTCTTGGTGAACTGGGGAAAAGTCGCCGACTTATCTATCTGCAACAACCAGCTG ATAGGAGTTTCCTTTGCGCAAAGCACAGTCTCTTCCTTCGTTGTGGATCTCAGCAGAGTGACAAAGTCGGATTCTATTCCTCATGGGCTGATCAGGGATGACGAGCCTTTTGTGCCACCTACCCCCACAGGGTCCTCCCTTCGCCGCATCTATGACAGGCCCTCAACTAGCTGCAGCAAGGCACAAAG CAGAGTGAAGCACAACTCAGAGAGTGAGAGGCGCAGTCCCAGCAGTGAAGATGACCGGGATGAGAAGGAATCAAAGGCTGAGATCCAGAACCCGGAGGATTACAAAGAGATCTTTCAGCCCAAGAACGCTATCT GTCGAACTCCTCCTCAAAACAACGAGCCCTTTCCAGCCCCTCCTGAGGATG ATCCTGTAACTGCAAAGGAAGCAGTGAAGCCCAGCCAAGCTGCAGATGTCCAGACCCCATTGCCAAAGCAAGAACTT CCTGATCCGGTTCAGAGGCCACCAATTGCCTCCTCAACTCCTTTGACCAGAACAGAGCCGTCAGTGATTCCTGCAGCCAGGAATGAGCCCATTGGCCTGAAGGCCTCTGACTTTCTACCA GCTGTGAAAAACCAAAGCCAGACCGAGCTCGTGGATGAGGAAGCCATGTCCCAGATCAGGAAAGGCCATGAGACCATGTGTGTGGTGCTCACCAGCCGCCACAAGAATCTGGACACTGTGCGGGCTGTATGGAGCACTGGTGACATCAAG AACTCTGTGGACTCTGCAGTGGCGATCAACGATCTGTCTGTTGTTGTGGACCTCTTGAATATTGTCAACCAAAAAGC gtcTCTCTGGAAGCTGGATTTGTGTACTATTATCCTGCCACAGATAGAAAAACTACTCCAAAGTAAATATGAAAG ttatGTGCAGACTGGCTGCACCTCCCTGAAACTCATTCTCCAGAGATTCCTGCCACTGATCACAGACATCCTCGCTGCACCACCTTCTGTTGGAGTGGACATCACCAGAGAGGAAAG GCTCCATAAATGCAAGCTGTGCTACAAGCAGCTGAAAAACATCAGCAACATTGTCAAGAACAAGTCTGGGCTCAGTGGCCGCCATGGTAGTGCCTTCCGGGAACTGCATCTCCTCATGGCTGTCTTGGAGTGA
- the KATNB1 gene encoding katanin p80 WD40 repeat-containing subunit B1 isoform X3: MSLTGHTTPIESLQINTNEELIVAGSQSGSIRVWDLEAAKILRTLLGHKANICSLDFHPFGSFVASGSLDTNIKLWDVRRKGCVFRYKGHTEAVRCLRFSPDGKWLASAAADHTVKLWDLAAGKIMYEFTGHTGPVNVVEFHPNEYLLASGSSDRTVRFWDLEKFQVVSCIEEEATPVRCVLFNPDGCCLYSGFQDSLRVYGWEPERCFDVVLVNWGKVADLSICNNQLIGVSFAQSTVSSFVVDLSRVTKSDSIPHGLIRDDEPFVPPTPTGSSLRRIYDRPSTSCSKAQSRVKHNSESERRSPSSEDDRDEKESKAEIQNPEDYKEIFQPKNAICRTPPQNNEPFPAPPEDDPVTAKEAVKPSQAADVQTPLPKQELPDPVQRPPIASSTPLTRTEPSVIPAARNEPIGLKASDFLPAVKNQSQTELVDEEAMSQIRKGHETMCVVLTSRHKNLDTVRAVWSTGDIKNSVDSAVAINDLSVVVDLLNIVNQKASLWKLDLCTIILPQIEKLLQSKYESYVQTGCTSLKLILQRFLPLITDILAAPPSVGVDITREERLHKCKLCYKQLKNISNIVKNKSGLSGRHGSAFRELHLLMAVLE; encoded by the exons ATG AGCTTGACGGGCCATACAACGCCCATTGAGAGCCTACAGATCAATACGAATGAGGAGCTCATCGTTGCAGGGTCCCAGTCCGGGTCCATTCGAGTTTGGGACCTGGAAGCTGCCAAAA TTCTTCGTACCTTACTTGGTCACAAAGCGAATATCTGCAGCCTTGATTTCCATCCTTTTGGAAGCTTTGTGGCATCTGGCTCTTTGGACACAAACATTAAG CTCTGGGATGtaagaagaaaaggctgtgtCTTCAGGTACAAG GGTCACACAGAAGCAGTTCGATGTCTCCGCTTTAGTCCTGATGGGAAATGGTtggcctctgctgctgctgatcaCACTGTAAAG ctctGGGATCTGGCTGCTGGGAAGATAATGTATGAGTTTACAGGACATACCGGCCCAGTAAATGTTGTTGAATTCCACCCTAATGAATACCTTTTGGCTTCTGGCAGCTCTGACAG GACTGTTCGGTTCTGGGACTTGGAGAAGTTTCAAGTTGTGAGCTGTATTGAAGAAGAGGCTACTCCTGTCAG GTGTGTGCTCTTCAACCCAGATGGCTGCTGCTTGTATAGTGGCTTCCAGGATTCACTGCGTGTGTACGGCTGGGAGCCAGAGCGCTGTTTTGATGTGGTCTTGGTGAACTGGGGAAAAGTCGCCGACTTATCTATCTGCAACAACCAGCTG ATAGGAGTTTCCTTTGCGCAAAGCACAGTCTCTTCCTTCGTTGTGGATCTCAGCAGAGTGACAAAGTCGGATTCTATTCCTCATGGGCTGATCAGGGATGACGAGCCTTTTGTGCCACCTACCCCCACAGGGTCCTCCCTTCGCCGCATCTATGACAGGCCCTCAACTAGCTGCAGCAAGGCACAAAG CAGAGTGAAGCACAACTCAGAGAGTGAGAGGCGCAGTCCCAGCAGTGAAGATGACCGGGATGAGAAGGAATCAAAGGCTGAGATCCAGAACCCGGAGGATTACAAAGAGATCTTTCAGCCCAAGAACGCTATCT GTCGAACTCCTCCTCAAAACAACGAGCCCTTTCCAGCCCCTCCTGAGGATG ATCCTGTAACTGCAAAGGAAGCAGTGAAGCCCAGCCAAGCTGCAGATGTCCAGACCCCATTGCCAAAGCAAGAACTT CCTGATCCGGTTCAGAGGCCACCAATTGCCTCCTCAACTCCTTTGACCAGAACAGAGCCGTCAGTGATTCCTGCAGCCAGGAATGAGCCCATTGGCCTGAAGGCCTCTGACTTTCTACCA GCTGTGAAAAACCAAAGCCAGACCGAGCTCGTGGATGAGGAAGCCATGTCCCAGATCAGGAAAGGCCATGAGACCATGTGTGTGGTGCTCACCAGCCGCCACAAGAATCTGGACACTGTGCGGGCTGTATGGAGCACTGGTGACATCAAG AACTCTGTGGACTCTGCAGTGGCGATCAACGATCTGTCTGTTGTTGTGGACCTCTTGAATATTGTCAACCAAAAAGC gtcTCTCTGGAAGCTGGATTTGTGTACTATTATCCTGCCACAGATAGAAAAACTACTCCAAAGTAAATATGAAAG ttatGTGCAGACTGGCTGCACCTCCCTGAAACTCATTCTCCAGAGATTCCTGCCACTGATCACAGACATCCTCGCTGCACCACCTTCTGTTGGAGTGGACATCACCAGAGAGGAAAG GCTCCATAAATGCAAGCTGTGCTACAAGCAGCTGAAAAACATCAGCAACATTGTCAAGAACAAGTCTGGGCTCAGTGGCCGCCATGGTAGTGCCTTCCGGGAACTGCATCTCCTCATGGCTGTCTTGGAGTGA